A genomic segment from Halorubrum depositum encodes:
- a CDS encoding DUF7331 family protein encodes MSSDPRSEPAVARPAGRDAVDAEVEVYEDDGNVVLFDAANPLAWVEASRTVRLADAL; translated from the coding sequence ATGTCTTCGGACCCACGTTCGGAACCCGCGGTGGCTCGCCCGGCCGGTCGCGACGCGGTCGACGCCGAGGTCGAGGTGTACGAGGACGACGGGAACGTGGTGTTGTTCGACGCCGCGAACCCCCTGGCGTGGGTCGAGGCGAGCCGAACGGTTCGGCTCGCAGACGCGCTCTGA
- a CDS encoding helix-turn-helix domain-containing protein has translation MSSGDFELGRILAVEGNSTVELETLVPLGGTTVPLFWIHNASRDSFVDGVQRHPTVDGATAVDVFEDRTLFTLDWDANRDDLIGAVRANGGQILDGVGTPATWTFEVRFPSHEALSAFSTDCEEAGIELAVTRVYNPSEPDVQPWYGVTEPQFEALTLAVRTGYYDIPRGCTTKELADELGISDQAVTERLRRAIAALVTYTLPVGDAER, from the coding sequence GTGTCGTCCGGGGACTTCGAACTCGGACGGATACTCGCGGTCGAGGGGAACTCCACCGTCGAACTCGAGACGCTCGTCCCCCTCGGAGGGACCACCGTTCCGCTGTTCTGGATCCACAACGCCTCGCGCGACTCGTTCGTGGACGGGGTCCAACGGCACCCGACCGTCGACGGGGCCACCGCGGTCGACGTGTTCGAGGACCGCACGCTGTTCACGCTCGACTGGGACGCGAACCGGGACGACCTCATCGGCGCGGTGCGGGCGAACGGGGGCCAGATCCTGGACGGCGTCGGGACTCCGGCGACGTGGACGTTCGAAGTCCGGTTCCCGAGCCACGAGGCGCTCAGCGCGTTCTCGACCGACTGCGAGGAGGCCGGCATCGAGCTGGCGGTGACGCGCGTGTACAACCCCTCGGAACCGGACGTCCAGCCGTGGTACGGGGTCACCGAACCGCAGTTCGAGGCGCTCACGCTCGCGGTCCGGACGGGATACTACGACATCCCGCGAGGGTGTACGACGAAGGAGCTCGCCGACGAGCTGGGCATCTCCGACCAGGCCGTCACCGAGCGGCTCCGGCGCGCCATCGCGGCGCTCGTCACGTACACGCTCCCGGTCGGCGACGCCGAGCGCTGA
- the sufD gene encoding Fe-S cluster assembly protein SufD: MSTKAIESLSEDTVRRIADERDEPEWLLETRLNALAALETADLPDVIQTPGRRWTDLESLDFESLVDPLNQSDATERAAGDDEVVVLPFTEAFDEYGDVIEANFGSVLDPEHNYLTALSVALFTTGTFVYVPEGVDVEDVTVRAEMNSRSLFSQTLVVAEESSSVTILESIESGDSEVDGDRYFSNLVEIAAGENSNVQFGSLQNLDDDSYTYSLKRGETDAYATVDWIESNFGSKLTRSDVETELNGDGSESQIVGTFFGTDDQHFDLNARVWHQAEHTTADLVTRGVLDDVARSVYEGVQDVGEDAWNTSSYQRENTLMLSDDAEADASPKLIIHNHDTEASHSATVGQVDAEDLFYLESRSIDSRTARNMLVEGFFVPVLEEIAVDEFRDDVQELVLQRLR, from the coding sequence ATGAGCACGAAAGCAATCGAGAGCCTCTCGGAGGACACGGTACGACGCATCGCCGACGAACGCGACGAGCCCGAGTGGCTCCTCGAGACCCGCCTGAACGCGCTCGCCGCGCTGGAGACGGCCGACCTGCCCGACGTCATCCAGACGCCCGGGCGCCGCTGGACCGACCTGGAGTCGCTCGACTTCGAGTCGCTCGTCGACCCGCTGAACCAGTCCGACGCCACGGAGCGGGCGGCCGGCGACGACGAGGTCGTCGTCCTCCCCTTCACCGAGGCGTTCGACGAGTACGGCGACGTCATCGAGGCGAACTTCGGCTCGGTGCTCGATCCCGAGCACAACTACCTCACGGCGCTTTCGGTCGCGCTCTTTACCACCGGCACGTTCGTCTACGTCCCCGAGGGCGTCGACGTCGAGGACGTGACGGTGCGCGCGGAGATGAACTCCCGCTCGCTGTTCAGCCAGACGCTCGTCGTCGCCGAGGAGTCGTCGTCGGTGACGATCCTCGAATCGATCGAGAGCGGTGACAGCGAGGTCGACGGCGACCGGTACTTCTCGAACCTCGTCGAGATCGCCGCGGGCGAGAACTCGAACGTCCAGTTCGGCTCGCTCCAGAATCTCGACGACGACTCGTACACCTACTCGCTGAAGCGCGGCGAGACGGACGCGTACGCGACGGTCGACTGGATCGAGAGCAACTTCGGCTCGAAGCTCACCCGCTCCGACGTCGAGACCGAGCTGAACGGCGACGGCTCCGAGAGCCAGATCGTCGGGACGTTCTTCGGCACCGACGACCAGCACTTCGACCTGAACGCTCGCGTCTGGCACCAGGCCGAGCACACGACGGCCGACCTGGTCACGCGCGGCGTGCTCGACGACGTGGCCCGCTCCGTCTACGAGGGCGTCCAGGACGTCGGCGAGGACGCGTGGAACACGTCCAGCTACCAGCGCGAGAACACGCTGATGCTGTCGGACGACGCCGAGGCCGACGCGTCGCCGAAGCTGATCATCCACAACCACGACACCGAGGCGTCGCACTCCGCGACGGTCGGGCAGGTCGACGCCGAGGACCTGTTCTACCTCGAGAGCCGCTCGATCGACTCCCGCACGGCGCGGAACATGCTCGTCGAGGGCTTCTTCGTCCCCGTGTTAGAGGAGATCGCGGTCGACGAGTTCCGCGACGACGTTCAGGAGCTCGTCCTCCAGCGGCTCCGGTAG
- a CDS encoding DNA polymerase domain-containing protein: MTQSGLSDFPSTGDADDGEDGGTETEREDLAAREAAVVAGGGRGRVSDVVDVDEAKFPESTGTVELMITQIDYAVEGYGSDEYPVVHVFGRRPAESVDGEDDVREHVRVLGVEPYFYVPTADLDRDPVEAYDVVIGTREEGPDGEPYESIRGEPLTRIVTRTPRDVGNIRDDFETSFEADILFPNRFLIDNGINGGMRVEERRLDDGSGTMQVHEGQLEPAEVDADLRVNTFDIEVDDRRGFPEDGEEPIICLTSHDSYDDEYVVWLYDAPEAEIPPPEDLPDYEGIVDDGGELDFRVRTFEEEAAMLDAFVDYIDDTDPDLLTGWNFEDFDAPYVLDRMEVLDDGSQYDLSVDRLSRIGEVWRSGWGGPDIKGRVVFDLLYAYKRTMFTELESYRLDAVGERELGVGKERYTGDIGDLWEQDPERLLEYSIRDVELCVEIDRKQDVIAFWDEVRTFVGCKIEDAPTPGDTVDMYVLHKAFGKFALPTKGQQESEDFEGGAVFDPITGVKEMVTVQDLKSLYPMCMVTINAGPETKVDPAAYDGETYVAPNGTHFQKEPDGIMREMVDELLSEREEKKALRNDHDPGTEPYEQYDRQQGAVKVIMNCFTPDTEVVTPDGVRSITDLDVGDEVYSLDPDTEEMEIKTVEETHAYPDYRGELVDVETSKIDFRVTPNHRMLVRKNKTNGITEDGYGFVEAGDLDRATNYELPHDWEGPDGERIDEVDLTELVDGEYEVWVRPSVHGHTFTAELGWTPRRVPKADVGQTGYVFTAEEFEEHREYVESVCETSFVHRESGRKWIPRTYDGDDFLNLLAWYVTEGNVYTSEEKTFGENHRGSATTVKIAQNAIADGGGHHASIGELLDGMGLDYYVDDRSYQFTSELLGDLLREICGGDSFEKRIPDIVFDAIRTQKRRFLETLIDGDGDRQSESWRYTTSSEELRDDVLRLCTHLGLTASYNRDSGSWRIYVTEDAKNTLRMHRSGSRSEAEDGVYCVTVEDNHTLLAGRNGKFQFVGQSLYGVTGWDRFRLYDKEGAAAVTATGREVIDFTEEAAEELNYQVSYGDTDSVMLSLSDMSKEEAIETSFEIEDHINERYDDFARDELNAEFHRFQIEFEKLYRRFFQAGKKKRYAGHIIWKEGKDVDDIDITGFEYKRSDIAQITKEVQQNVIETIVTGDDIDQDMEEVKAYLVDVIARVLDGDVDLDEIGIPGGIGKKLDAYDTPTAQVRGAKYANRMLGTNFGSGSKPKRLYIEKVHPDFWQRMEEEKGLDPQRDHLYGEFKRDPDVICFEYADQVPDEFEVDWEKMLDKTLKGPIERVIEALGMSWEEVKTGQEQTGLGSFM, encoded by the coding sequence ATGACTCAGTCGGGGCTGTCGGACTTCCCGTCGACCGGTGACGCGGACGACGGCGAGGACGGCGGCACGGAAACCGAACGAGAGGACCTCGCCGCGCGGGAGGCGGCCGTCGTCGCCGGCGGCGGGCGAGGCCGCGTCAGCGACGTCGTCGACGTCGACGAGGCGAAGTTCCCGGAGTCGACCGGGACCGTCGAGCTGATGATCACCCAGATCGACTACGCCGTGGAGGGGTACGGGAGCGACGAGTACCCCGTCGTCCACGTCTTCGGCCGGCGCCCGGCGGAGAGCGTCGACGGCGAGGACGACGTCCGTGAGCACGTCCGCGTGCTCGGCGTCGAGCCGTACTTCTACGTCCCCACCGCCGACCTCGACCGCGACCCCGTCGAGGCGTACGACGTCGTGATCGGGACGCGCGAGGAGGGCCCGGACGGCGAGCCGTACGAGAGCATCCGCGGCGAGCCGCTCACCCGGATCGTCACTCGCACGCCGCGCGACGTCGGGAACATCCGCGACGACTTCGAGACCAGCTTCGAGGCGGACATCCTCTTCCCGAACCGCTTCCTGATCGACAACGGGATCAACGGCGGGATGCGGGTCGAGGAGCGCCGGCTCGACGACGGCTCCGGGACGATGCAGGTCCACGAGGGACAGCTGGAGCCGGCCGAGGTCGACGCCGACCTCCGCGTGAACACCTTCGACATCGAGGTCGACGACCGGCGCGGCTTCCCCGAGGACGGCGAGGAGCCGATCATCTGTCTCACGAGCCACGACTCCTACGACGACGAGTACGTCGTCTGGCTGTACGACGCCCCCGAGGCCGAGATCCCGCCGCCCGAGGACCTCCCCGACTACGAGGGGATCGTCGACGACGGCGGGGAGCTCGATTTCAGGGTCCGCACGTTCGAGGAGGAGGCCGCGATGCTCGACGCGTTCGTCGACTACATCGACGACACCGACCCCGACCTCCTGACGGGGTGGAACTTCGAGGACTTCGACGCGCCGTACGTCCTCGATCGGATGGAGGTGCTCGACGACGGGAGCCAGTACGACCTCTCCGTCGATCGCCTCTCCCGGATCGGCGAGGTGTGGCGCTCCGGCTGGGGCGGCCCCGACATCAAGGGCCGCGTCGTCTTCGACCTGCTGTACGCGTACAAGCGGACGATGTTCACGGAGCTGGAGTCGTACCGCCTCGACGCCGTGGGCGAGCGCGAGCTCGGCGTCGGCAAGGAGCGGTACACGGGCGACATCGGCGACCTCTGGGAGCAGGACCCCGAGCGCCTCTTGGAGTACAGCATCCGCGACGTGGAGCTCTGCGTCGAGATCGACCGAAAACAGGACGTGATCGCCTTCTGGGACGAGGTGCGCACCTTCGTCGGCTGCAAGATCGAGGACGCGCCGACCCCCGGCGACACGGTCGACATGTACGTCCTCCACAAGGCGTTCGGGAAGTTCGCGCTCCCCACGAAGGGCCAACAGGAGTCGGAGGATTTCGAGGGCGGCGCCGTCTTCGACCCGATCACCGGCGTCAAGGAGATGGTGACGGTCCAAGACTTAAAGAGCCTCTACCCGATGTGCATGGTGACGATCAACGCGGGCCCGGAGACGAAGGTCGACCCCGCGGCGTACGACGGCGAGACGTACGTCGCGCCCAACGGGACGCACTTCCAGAAGGAGCCGGACGGGATCATGCGCGAGATGGTCGACGAGCTCCTCTCCGAGCGCGAGGAGAAGAAGGCGCTCCGGAACGACCACGACCCCGGCACCGAGCCGTACGAGCAGTACGACCGACAGCAGGGAGCTGTCAAGGTGATTATGAACTGCTTCACGCCGGATACCGAGGTCGTGACCCCCGACGGCGTGCGGTCGATCACGGACCTCGATGTCGGCGACGAAGTGTACTCCCTCGATCCGGACACCGAGGAAATGGAAATCAAGACCGTCGAGGAGACCCACGCGTACCCTGATTATCGGGGCGAACTCGTTGACGTCGAGACCTCGAAGATCGACTTTCGCGTGACGCCGAACCACCGGATGCTCGTCCGAAAGAACAAGACGAACGGTATCACCGAAGACGGGTACGGTTTCGTGGAGGCGGGCGACCTCGACCGGGCGACAAACTACGAACTGCCACACGATTGGGAGGGACCGGACGGCGAACGGATCGACGAGGTCGATCTGACCGAACTCGTCGACGGCGAGTACGAGGTGTGGGTCCGACCAAGCGTCCACGGCCACACGTTCACCGCCGAGCTGGGCTGGACGCCGCGGCGTGTCCCGAAAGCGGACGTCGGCCAGACCGGCTACGTGTTCACGGCAGAGGAGTTCGAGGAACACCGCGAGTACGTCGAGTCGGTGTGCGAGACGAGTTTCGTTCACCGCGAGTCCGGCCGGAAGTGGATCCCGCGGACCTACGACGGCGACGATTTCCTCAATCTGCTCGCGTGGTACGTCACCGAAGGAAACGTGTACACCTCAGAGGAGAAGACCTTCGGTGAGAATCACCGGGGCTCCGCGACGACGGTGAAGATCGCACAGAACGCCATCGCCGACGGGGGCGGCCACCACGCGAGCATCGGCGAACTGCTCGACGGGATGGGGTTGGACTACTACGTCGACGACCGCAGCTACCAGTTCACGTCGGAGCTCCTCGGAGATCTGCTCCGAGAGATCTGCGGCGGCGACAGTTTCGAGAAACGGATTCCGGACATCGTGTTCGATGCGATCCGGACACAGAAGCGCCGCTTCTTGGAAACGCTGATCGACGGCGACGGGGATCGACAGTCGGAATCGTGGCGGTACACGACGTCGAGCGAGGAGTTACGAGACGACGTGCTCCGACTGTGCACACACCTCGGCTTGACTGCGAGCTACAACCGTGACAGCGGGAGCTGGCGGATCTACGTGACGGAAGACGCGAAGAACACGCTGCGGATGCATCGGAGCGGATCGCGGAGCGAGGCCGAAGACGGCGTCTACTGCGTGACCGTCGAGGACAACCACACGCTCCTCGCGGGACGGAACGGGAAGTTCCAATTTGTCGGGCAGTCGTTATATGGCGTGACGGGATGGGATCGGTTCCGCTTGTACGACAAGGAGGGCGCCGCAGCCGTCACAGCGACCGGTCGGGAAGTTATCGACTTCACGGAGGAGGCAGCAGAAGAGCTTAATTATCAGGTATCTTATGGTGACACCGATTCAGTGATGTTGTCTCTGTCTGACATGTCGAAAGAAGAGGCAATCGAGACCTCCTTCGAGATAGAGGACCACATCAACGAGCGCTACGACGACTTCGCGCGCGACGAGCTCAACGCCGAGTTCCACCGTTTCCAGATCGAGTTCGAGAAGCTCTACCGGCGGTTCTTCCAGGCGGGCAAGAAGAAGCGATACGCCGGCCACATCATCTGGAAGGAGGGGAAAGACGTCGACGACATCGACATCACCGGCTTCGAGTACAAGCGCTCCGACATCGCACAGATTACGAAGGAGGTCCAGCAGAACGTCATCGAGACGATCGTGACGGGCGACGACATCGACCAGGACATGGAGGAGGTGAAGGCGTACCTCGTCGACGTCATCGCGCGCGTGCTCGACGGCGACGTCGACCTCGACGAGATCGGGATTCCGGGCGGGATCGGCAAGAAGCTGGACGCCTACGACACCCCGACCGCGCAGGTCCGGGGCGCGAAGTACGCGAACCGCATGCTCGGGACCAACTTCGGCAGCGGGTCGAAGCCGAAGCGGCTCTACATCGAGAAGGTCCACCCCGACTTCTGGCAGCGGATGGAAGAGGAGAAGGGACTCGACCCGCAGCGGGACCACCTGTACGGGGAGTTCAAGCGCGACCCCGACGTGATCTGCTTCGAGTACGCCGACCAGGTCCCCGACGAGTTCGAGGTCGACTGGGAGAAGATGCTGGACAAGACGCTGAAAGGGCCCATCGAGCGCGTCATCGAGGCGCTCGGCATGTCCTGGGAGGAGGTCAAAACCGGCCAGGAACAGACCGGACTCGGCTCGTTCATGTAG
- a CDS encoding helix-turn-helix domain-containing protein: MATVMQFTSPADEFPLGTVFENLPAVTVELERLIPDESFIIPYFWVRGARASDIEAAFDAHRGVVSIELIDDVDGEYLMRAEWNDDYYGVLNALAHANIVVLSGIGTKEGWQFEVRGESRDRIGEFRTDCQAHDIPIEITAVHSLLPVQGAGYELTDTQREALVLAYEMGHFDSPRTASLEEVAAELGISQQSLSSRLRRGHRRLIAKTLITP, encoded by the coding sequence ATGGCCACGGTCATGCAGTTCACGAGCCCGGCGGACGAGTTCCCGCTGGGGACGGTGTTCGAGAACCTACCGGCGGTGACGGTGGAGTTGGAGCGACTCATTCCGGACGAGTCGTTCATCATCCCGTACTTCTGGGTGCGCGGTGCACGCGCGTCAGACATCGAAGCCGCCTTCGACGCGCATCGGGGCGTCGTGAGCATCGAGCTCATCGACGACGTCGACGGCGAGTATCTCATGCGCGCGGAGTGGAACGACGACTACTACGGCGTTCTGAACGCCCTCGCGCACGCCAACATCGTCGTGCTCTCGGGTATCGGCACCAAGGAAGGGTGGCAGTTCGAGGTCCGCGGGGAGAGCCGCGACCGGATCGGCGAGTTCCGAACGGACTGCCAGGCTCACGACATCCCGATCGAGATAACCGCCGTACACTCGCTGTTACCGGTGCAGGGAGCCGGGTACGAGCTCACGGACACGCAGCGAGAGGCGCTGGTGTTGGCGTACGAGATGGGGCACTTCGACTCGCCGCGAACGGCGTCGCTGGAGGAGGTCGCGGCGGAGCTCGGGATCTCGCAACAGTCGCTGTCTTCCCGACTCAGACGCGGCCATCGCCGACTGATCGCGAAGACGCTGATCACGCCGTGA
- the sufB gene encoding Fe-S cluster assembly protein SufB, with product MSSQQDDLKETDTEARFEFKKEEKSAFQTEKGLTEETVRVISEDKDEPEWMLERRLRALEQFQEMPMPTDWPGQPDLSEVDVDEIIPYIRPDVDVRAGVDDWTELPDEIKDTFDKLGIPEAEKNALSGVGAQYESEVVYQNMQERWEEKGVIFCNMDEAVQEHEEIVREHFMTKCVPPSDNKFAALHGAIWSGGSFVYVPENTTVDMPVQAYFRMNSEGMGQFEHTLIIAEEGSEVHYIEGCSAPKYSAFNLHSGGVEVFVGEDAHVQYSTVQNWSKNTYNLNTKRAIAEKGGRMEWISGSMGSKATMLYPSTILKGRGASDNHITIAFAGEGQDIDTGAKVYHNAPDTKSTVESKSIAKDGGRTNYRGLVHIADGAENSSTAVECDALMFDNESTSDTMPYMEINESKVDVAHEATVGKIGDEDIFYLQSRGLDDDDAKQMIVSGFIEPITEELPIEYAVELNRLVELEMEGSLG from the coding sequence ATGAGTTCACAACAAGACGACCTCAAAGAGACAGACACCGAGGCCCGCTTCGAGTTCAAGAAGGAGGAGAAGTCCGCCTTCCAGACCGAGAAGGGCCTCACCGAGGAGACGGTCCGCGTCATCTCGGAGGACAAGGACGAACCGGAGTGGATGCTGGAGCGGCGCCTGCGCGCGCTCGAGCAGTTCCAGGAGATGCCGATGCCGACCGACTGGCCCGGACAGCCGGACCTGAGCGAGGTCGACGTCGACGAGATCATCCCGTACATCCGGCCGGACGTCGACGTCCGAGCCGGCGTGGACGACTGGACGGAGCTCCCGGACGAGATCAAAGACACCTTCGACAAGCTGGGCATCCCGGAGGCCGAGAAAAACGCGCTCTCCGGCGTCGGCGCGCAGTACGAGTCGGAGGTCGTCTACCAGAACATGCAGGAGCGCTGGGAGGAGAAGGGCGTCATCTTCTGTAACATGGACGAGGCCGTCCAGGAGCACGAGGAGATCGTCCGCGAGCACTTCATGACGAAGTGCGTCCCGCCGAGCGACAACAAGTTCGCGGCGCTCCACGGCGCCATCTGGTCCGGCGGCTCGTTCGTCTACGTGCCGGAGAACACCACCGTCGACATGCCGGTGCAGGCGTACTTCCGGATGAACTCCGAGGGGATGGGCCAGTTCGAGCACACGCTCATCATCGCCGAGGAGGGGTCGGAGGTCCACTACATCGAGGGCTGTTCCGCGCCGAAGTACTCGGCGTTCAACCTCCACTCCGGCGGCGTCGAGGTGTTCGTCGGGGAGGACGCGCACGTCCAGTACTCCACGGTGCAGAACTGGTCGAAGAACACGTACAATCTGAACACGAAGCGCGCCATCGCCGAGAAGGGAGGGCGCATGGAGTGGATCTCGGGGTCGATGGGGTCGAAGGCGACGATGCTGTACCCCTCGACGATCCTGAAGGGGCGCGGCGCCTCCGACAACCACATCACCATCGCCTTCGCGGGCGAGGGCCAGGACATCGACACCGGCGCGAAGGTGTACCACAACGCGCCGGACACCAAGTCGACCGTCGAGTCGAAGTCGATCGCGAAGGACGGCGGCCGCACCAACTACCGCGGCCTCGTCCACATCGCGGACGGCGCCGAGAACTCCTCGACAGCCGTGGAGTGCGACGCGCTGATGTTCGACAACGAGTCGACGTCGGACACGATGCCGTACATGGAGATCAACGAGTCGAAGGTCGACGTCGCCCACGAGGCGACCGTCGGGAAGATCGGCGACGAGGACATCTTCTACCTGCAGTCGCGCGGCCTCGACGACGACGACGCCAAGCAGATGATCGTTTCGGGCTTCATCGAGCCCATCACGGAGGAGCTGCCTATCGAGTACGCCGTCGAGCTCAACCGGCTCGTCGAGCTCGAGATGGAGGGCTCGCTCGGATAA
- a CDS encoding DUF7344 domain-containing protein yields the protein MRKDDPKRERSIGAERFDPDAVLAAIADGRRRAVLRSLRRDDGDAADLDALVDEVYSDARRDGAVTDAERRRIRTGLHHVDLPKLEAAGLVEYDPDEKRVRSVEGTFARQLRSAVDEHAAETRNG from the coding sequence GTGAGGAAAGACGATCCGAAACGCGAGCGGTCGATCGGTGCGGAGCGTTTCGACCCGGACGCGGTCCTGGCTGCGATCGCCGACGGACGGCGACGGGCGGTCCTCCGATCGCTGCGCAGGGACGACGGCGACGCCGCCGACCTCGACGCGCTCGTCGACGAGGTCTACAGCGACGCCCGACGCGACGGCGCGGTGACGGACGCCGAGCGGCGGCGGATCCGAACCGGGCTGCATCACGTCGACCTGCCCAAGCTGGAGGCCGCCGGTCTCGTCGAGTACGACCCAGACGAGAAGCGAGTGCGGAGCGTCGAGGGGACGTTCGCCCGGCAGCTGCGGTCGGCGGTCGACGAGCACGCCGCGGAGACGCGAAACGGGTAG
- a CDS encoding DUF7322 domain-containing protein, with protein sequence MFSLDEDDEGEVSFGESSDAEREMTPDIPKAPSVKTFDDGGDFEGASDVDSDTLRAFVAAVIYANAAVLLVALGPMVWYFEGWSRVGPVLLAAGLLAGVRTYQTYRAWERSRDESDADEATADDPDGDTDGDTDGDGDTDGDDRDAPPET encoded by the coding sequence GTGTTCAGCCTCGACGAGGACGACGAGGGAGAGGTCTCCTTCGGCGAGAGCTCCGACGCCGAGCGGGAGATGACGCCGGACATCCCGAAGGCGCCCTCGGTGAAGACGTTCGACGACGGCGGCGACTTCGAGGGCGCGAGCGACGTCGACTCCGACACGCTCCGCGCGTTCGTCGCCGCCGTGATCTACGCGAACGCGGCGGTGCTCCTCGTCGCGCTCGGCCCGATGGTGTGGTACTTCGAGGGGTGGTCGCGGGTCGGGCCGGTCCTCCTCGCCGCCGGGCTCCTCGCCGGCGTTCGGACCTACCAGACGTACCGCGCCTGGGAGCGCTCGCGGGACGAGTCCGACGCCGACGAGGCGACCGCAGACGATCCCGACGGCGACACCGACGGCGACACCGACGGCGACGGTGACACCGACGGCGACGACCGGGACGCACCCCCGGAAACGTAA
- a CDS encoding ABC transporter ATP-binding protein, with the protein MATLEINDLHARVAEEGGERILRGVDLTVESGDIHALMGPNGSGKSTLAKVIAGHPAYEVTDGEVLLHLDEEDVADLDDDLDDEDYHWKLLELEPNERAALGIFLGFQYPAEIEGVTMTNFLRQALNAKADEREELFEDEEGEEADADEDDDGYETSPMEGPADDGEIGVAEFQQILSEKMELLDMDEKFMQRYLNAGFSGGEKKQNEVLQAAMLEPAIAVLDEIDSGLDIDRLQDVSEGINALRDEQGTGVLQITHYQRILDYVEPDHVHVMLDGQVVKSGGAELAEKLEDKGYDWVREDAFETA; encoded by the coding sequence ATGGCTACTCTCGAAATCAACGATCTTCACGCACGAGTGGCGGAAGAGGGCGGCGAACGCATCCTTCGCGGGGTCGATCTGACCGTCGAGTCCGGCGACATCCACGCGCTGATGGGGCCGAACGGCTCCGGGAAGTCGACGCTCGCGAAGGTCATCGCCGGCCACCCGGCGTACGAGGTCACCGACGGCGAGGTCCTGCTCCACCTCGACGAGGAGGACGTCGCCGACCTCGACGACGACCTCGACGACGAGGACTACCACTGGAAGCTGCTGGAGCTGGAGCCGAACGAGCGCGCCGCGCTCGGCATCTTCCTCGGCTTCCAGTACCCGGCGGAGATCGAGGGCGTCACCATGACGAACTTCCTCCGGCAGGCGCTCAACGCGAAGGCGGACGAGCGCGAGGAGCTGTTCGAGGACGAGGAGGGCGAGGAGGCCGACGCCGACGAGGACGACGACGGGTACGAGACCTCCCCGATGGAGGGCCCCGCCGACGACGGCGAGATCGGCGTCGCCGAGTTCCAGCAGATCCTCTCGGAGAAGATGGAGCTGCTCGACATGGACGAGAAGTTCATGCAGCGCTACCTCAACGCCGGCTTCTCCGGCGGCGAGAAGAAGCAGAACGAGGTCCTGCAGGCCGCGATGTTAGAGCCCGCGATCGCCGTGCTCGACGAGATCGACTCCGGGCTCGACATCGACCGGCTCCAGGACGTCTCCGAGGGCATCAACGCGCTCCGCGACGAGCAGGGCACGGGCGTCCTCCAGATCACCCACTACCAGCGGATCCTCGACTACGTCGAGCCCGACCACGTCCACGTAATGTTAGACGGACAGGTCGTCAAGAGCGGCGGCGCGGAGCTCGCCGAGAAGCTCGAGGACAAGGGGTACGACTGGGTCCGCGAGGACGCGTTCGAGACGGCGTAA
- a CDS encoding DUF7346 family protein, which yields MQTVRDADGDTYLLVKRSAESSRVRDPATGAERYVDNDELRVVDGESPLATAASGIPASVRKAMRAVHDDRSLGLLAVVVDEGPLPVIELLDATDLCESDLHGTVTELRAAGLIDEVDVDGRRGYVATDDASEAIALLRGGSEADAAAGRDRAEGG from the coding sequence ATGCAGACGGTCCGCGACGCCGACGGCGACACGTACCTCCTCGTGAAGCGCTCGGCGGAGTCGAGCCGAGTCCGCGACCCGGCCACGGGCGCGGAGCGCTACGTCGACAACGACGAGCTCCGCGTCGTCGACGGCGAGTCGCCGCTCGCGACCGCGGCCTCCGGGATCCCCGCGTCGGTCCGCAAAGCGATGCGCGCGGTCCACGACGACCGATCTCTCGGCCTGCTCGCCGTTGTCGTCGACGAGGGGCCGCTCCCCGTGATCGAGCTGCTCGACGCGACCGACCTGTGCGAGTCCGACCTCCACGGAACGGTCACGGAGCTCCGCGCGGCCGGCCTGATCGACGAGGTCGACGTCGACGGCCGGCGGGGATACGTCGCGACGGACGACGCGAGCGAGGCGATCGCACTCCTGCGGGGCGGATCCGAGGCGGACGCTGCCGCGGGGCGCGACCGCGCCGAGGGCGGCTGA
- a CDS encoding HalOD1 output domain-containing protein, producing MSIRGPGIILESFVFRPGSETYLARYDRMKTSASMAVIATLAEILDVDPTEMDPLFQSIDVESLDALFRGSTDGDVRVTSTVAGREVTVTDDAVIANRTLDDDGSTGSEGLPSA from the coding sequence ATGTCCATCAGAGGCCCCGGAATCATTCTCGAGTCGTTCGTTTTTCGTCCGGGGTCAGAGACGTATCTGGCACGGTACGACCGGATGAAGACATCGGCCAGTATGGCGGTCATCGCGACCCTCGCAGAGATTTTGGACGTCGATCCGACCGAGATGGACCCGCTGTTTCAATCGATCGACGTCGAGTCGCTCGACGCGCTCTTCAGGGGTTCGACCGACGGCGACGTTCGCGTCACCTCCACGGTCGCGGGACGCGAGGTCACCGTCACCGACGACGCGGTGATCGCGAATCGCACGCTCGACGACGACGGCAGCACCGGGAGCGAGGGGCTCCCGTCCGCGTGA